The genomic stretch TACGGTCACCATGGGTATGTAGGAACCACGCTGGATCCGAAGAACGGCCCGTCCGTGGCCGGGATGCGCTGGCTTACCAGGCTCGCCGATGTCGACGATGTGTTCCGCTCACAGGACTTCGAGCAGGGCGGCGGCGGCCGGCGCGACAGCGGGCCCTTCGTTGGCGGCAGTCTGCTGTCGCTCTCCGGCGACGAGCATTTCGAGCGTCGCCGGATCCTCTCGGCGCTGTTTCGTCGGTCCATGGTCGAGAGCTTTCAGGACGACGTCTTCGCTCCGGCCTTCGAGGCGGCGCTCCGCCGCTGCCCGCGCGGCACGGACGGCCTGGTCCGGGCGGAGCTGCAGCGCCTGATCCGGGTGCCCCTGCGTCGGGTGTCGGCGGCGCTGGTCGGCATCGATGGAATCGACAGGACCGACGCGGCCGAGCGCTATCAGGCCTGCGTCGACAAGATGGCGATCGGCGTCAACCTGGAATGGGTGGCAGGCGACCATAGGCGGGTGACCGACGAGATCCTGCCCGCCAAGGAGCGGTTCGCCGCGGAGTTCTTCGAGCCTTCGTTCGCCCGGCGCCGCGCGCTGGTCGAAGCCGTCCGCGCCGGACGCATCGAGCGCGACGCGCTGCCGCTCGACCTGATGACCCTGATCCTGCTTCATCCCGAGCATTTCCGCCGCTGGGGGACGGACCTGCCCCTGCACGAGGTGATCCTGGTCAATGGCGCGCCGGCCAGCATTCCGCTCGGCGTCTCGCACGTGGTCAGCGAGCTGACCGAATGGTTTGCCGCCCGTCCCGAGGATCGGGCGTTGATGACGGAGCCGGATTTCGTCCGCCGCGCGGTGTTTGAGTCGCTCAGGCTGCATCCGGCCTCGCCGTTCCTCATCCGCCGGGCCCGCCGCGACACGAGGCTCGCCAGCGGCCAGGCCTTCGCCGCCGGCGAGTACGTCGTCCTCGACATCTACACCGCCGGGCGGGATCCGGAGGTCTACGGCGCCGATCCGGAACGCTATGACCCGCGCCGGGCGCCGAAGCTCAAGCTCCGGCCGATGGGCCTCGGTTTCGGCGGCGGCCCCCATACCTGCATCGGCTTAAGCCTATCTGTCGGCGGCACGTCGGCAGCGGACGATGACGGGCCGCAAGGGATCATGGTCTGGGTGGTGAGCGAGATTTATGCCCGGGGAGTCGAGATGGATCCGGAGCGTCCGCCGCGCTTCAATGATGTGACTGTGCGCAATGAATACGCGGAGTTCCCTGTCATCTTCCGCAAATGCTAGGCTAGGCCGAAGGTCGATGCCAGCATTGGACCCTGGGCCGCAGGGAGGCGGTCAAACGATCAGAGGGAGGAGCAAAGACATGACGATGGCGCAACGCGTGGTGGCGACCGCCGCCGCACTCATGCTGGGTCTCGGCGCGTTCGCCGGTTCGGCCAAGGCGCAGGGGACGACGATCACCGTCGTCGACTTCGGCGGCGCCTGGCAGGAATCGCTGAAGAAGGCGGTCTGGACACCGTCCTTTGACAAGCTCGGCTACACCATGAAGCAGGATTCGTTGCAAACCATCGCCGATGTCCGCCTGCAGGTGCAGAGCGGCAAGCCGGCGTGGGATGTGGTTGGGCTACCGTACGGCGAATGCGTCGCCGCCGAGGCGGAGGGTCTGTTCGAGCCCATCGACTACAGCCTGGTTCCCAATGCCAAGGACATGGAGCCCGGCGTCAATGCCAAGACCTTTACCGGCGGCACCGTCTGGGCCGCCTTCGTCATCGCCTGGAGCAAGAAGAAGTACGGCGACAACGGGCCCAAGAACTGGGCGGATTTCTGGGACACAAAGAAGTTCCCCGGCGCCCGCGCCGCCTACGACGCACCGCGCTTCATGATCGAGGCGGCGGTGATGGCTGACGGCGTGGCCAAAGACAAGGTCTATCCGATCGATCTCGACCGTGCCTACCGGAAGCTCAAGGAACTGCGGAAGGACGTGGCCGTCTGGTACAAGTCCTTCGGCCAGGCCACCGACCTGATCAAGACCAACGAGGTCGACATGATCCCACTGCTCGATGGCCGCATCATTGACGTGATGAAGGACGGGGCCGACTGGAGCTTCACCTTCAATCAGGGCATCATCAACGGCGCCTGCCTGGCGATCGTGAAGGGATCGGCGAACAAGGCGGCCTCGCACAAGGTCATCAACGAGTTCCTCGACCCCGTCATTCAGGCCAATATCCCCTCGTATTTCAGCTATGGGCCGATGAACTCCAAGGCCTTCGCCACCGGCAAGATCGCGCCCGACGTGGCGAAGCGGCTGAACTCGAATCCGGAGAACTTGAAGCTGCAGCTCCTGCTCGACTCCGTCTGGTGGGGCAACAACCGCCAGCAGGCGCAGCTCAAGTGGGATGAGTTCTCGAAGAACTAGTCCGAGACCCGGTCGAAGGGCGCTCCGCCGACGGCTGTCGCCGCCAGCGGGGCGCCGCTAGATCGACTGCGGGCCCCGGCATCGTGCCCAGCGTGCTGAAGCGATGACCGCGTTGCTCGGCCGCCACCTGCCGGTTCAGATCGAGGGCGTGAGCAAGACCTACGGGGCGGTGACAGCGGTCGACCGGGTCACGCTGGCCGTCGATCAGGGCGAGTTCGTGACCCTGCTGGGCCCTTCCGGGTCGGGCAAGACCACGCTCCTCATGATGCTGGCGGGCTTCGTCCAGCCGACCGCCGGCGATATCCTGGTGGGCGGTCAGTCGATCAAGCACCTGCCGCCGCACAAGCGGAACATCGGCATGGTGTTCCAAAACTATGCTTTGTTTCCGCATCTCAGCGTCTTTGACAACATCGCGTTCCCGCTGAAGCTGAGAAGGCTGCCTGGGGCCGAGATCGAATCCCGGGTTGGCGAAGCTCTCGACCTCGTCCGACTCCAGGGCCTTGGCAGGCGTCGGATCCACGAGCTGTCGGGCGGCCAGTCGCAACGCGTCGCCCTGGCACGCGCGATCGTGTTCGAGCCTAGCATCATGCTGATGGACGAGCCGCTGTCAGCCCTCGACAAGAGACTTCGCGACCAGATGCAGGTCGAGATCCGCCGGTTGCACGAGGCGCTCGGGGTAACCACGATCTACGTGACTCACGATCAGCGCGAAGCATTGACGCTGTCCGACCGCATTGCCGTCATCGACCGCGGCCGGTTGATGCAGTTCGATGTGCCGCGGACAGTCTACGACCATCCGGCCAATGCCTTCGTCGCGGAATTCATCGGCGAGTCGACCCTGCTGCCGGTCTTGGTCATCTCGGGCATCGCCACTGCCGAGGGGACACCGGTCATTACCCCATACCCCGTCCCCTCGACGGGAGAGCCGCTCAGCCTCGTGCTCAGGCCGGAGAAGCTGCACCTGGCCGTAGGCAACCAAAAGGACGGCGACACCAACTATCTCCAGGGCACGTTGCTGCGCGCCATGTTCCAGGGCGAGAGCATCCTCTACACCGTGAGACTCGCAAACGGCACCGAGATCATGGTCCGCGACCTCGGTCGCGAGGGAGGCGGCGTGTATCGCGTGGGGCAGGCGGTCCGCATCGCGTTTCACCGCGACGACGCCCTCGTCATTCCCGGCCGGCAGCCATGACCACGATCGAGGTGGCCCGAGGTGGCAGCCTGATGGACCTAGAACGCCGGCAACGGATTGAGCACGTGCTCTTGGTCGTGCCGGCACTCGCGGTGATCGTCCTGGTCGTGGCGCTACCGATTGCCTGGATGTTCGTGCTGTCGTTTCTCGGTGAAGACGGACGGTTCACACTTGAGAATTACCAGATTTTCTTCACCCGTGGCGGCTACCTCGGCGTGATCGGTACCACGTTCGAAGTCTCGGTCGTCGTAGCGCTGCTGACGTTGCTGCTCGGTTATCCCGTGACTTATCTGCTGGTCGGACTTTCGCGTCGGCTGGCCACGTTCGCGCTGCTTGCGATTATGCTGCCCTACCTCACCTCGATCCTCGTTCGCACCTATGCGTGGCTGGTACTGCTCGGCCGGCGCGGCATCGTCAACAGCACGCTCATGTCCCTCGGCTGGATCGACGACCCGCTGCCGCTCCTCTACAATCTGACCGGCACGGTCGTCGGCATGGTCCACATCATGTTGCCGTTGCTCGTCCTGCCGCTCTACGGCTCGATGAAATCCATTGATCCGAACCTCATGCGGGCCGCTTCCAATCTTGGCGCCAGTCCGCTGGCGGCCTTCTGGCGCGTCTATTTCCGGCTGTCGCTGCCCGGCGTCGCCGCCGGCACCTTCCTGGTGTTCGTCTCTTGCCTCGGTTTCTTCATCACCCCGGCGATCCTCGGCGGCGGACGCGTGGTCATGATGGCACAGCAGATCGCCAAGGCGGTCGCCGTCGGCAGCCATTTCGGCGTTGCCAGCGCCCTCGGGGTCGGGCTGCTGACGACCACGGTGACCGTGCTCATGCTCGGGCGGCGTTTGCTCCGGTTCGAGGTCGGCCGGCTATGAACCCATTGGCCTCCTTCATGAAGCGCCCGGCGACCGATACCCAGGTGGCGCACTGGCAGAGGCTGTGGCTCTACGTCTTCGTCGCCCTGGTACTTGTCGTCCTGATCCTGCCGACCCTGATCGTGATCCCGATCTCGTTCACCGCGTCTTCGTTCATGGAGTTTCCGCCGCGGAGCTACTCGCTCCGCTGGTACAGAGTCTATCTCCAATCCAGCGAGTTGATGGACGCGACTTGGATCTCCCTCCAGGTGGCGACGCTGACGACCCTGGTGGCGACGCCGTGCGGCGTGGCCGCGGCCTATGGGGTCCGCTGCCTCAGGACTGGCCACGCCGATCTCCTGGCCGGCATTGTCGTGCTGCCGCTGATCGTCCCGGTCATCCTGATCGCCATCGGCCTGTTCTTCGTCTACATCCCCCTTGGCTTCAACAACACCATCCTCGGCCTCGTGGTCGCCCACACCGGTCTCAGTGTTCCCTTCGTCTTCGTCATCGTGCTGACGCGGCTCAGGCAGTTCGACTTCCGCCAGGAGCAGGCGGCGCAGAGCCTGGGTGCCAACCGGGGGCGGGCCTTCCTGACGGTGACGCTCCCGCAGATCAAGTTCTCCGTGATCGCCGGCGCCTTGCTGGC from Pseudomonadota bacterium encodes the following:
- a CDS encoding cytochrome P450, translating into MTLSGAERYGHHGYVGTTLDPKNGPSVAGMRWLTRLADVDDVFRSQDFEQGGGGRRDSGPFVGGSLLSLSGDEHFERRRILSALFRRSMVESFQDDVFAPAFEAALRRCPRGTDGLVRAELQRLIRVPLRRVSAALVGIDGIDRTDAAERYQACVDKMAIGVNLEWVAGDHRRVTDEILPAKERFAAEFFEPSFARRRALVEAVRAGRIERDALPLDLMTLILLHPEHFRRWGTDLPLHEVILVNGAPASIPLGVSHVVSELTEWFAARPEDRALMTEPDFVRRAVFESLRLHPASPFLIRRARRDTRLASGQAFAAGEYVVLDIYTAGRDPEVYGADPERYDPRRAPKLKLRPMGLGFGGGPHTCIGLSLSVGGTSAADDDGPQGIMVWVVSEIYARGVEMDPERPPRFNDVTVRNEYAEFPVIFRKC
- a CDS encoding ABC transporter substrate-binding protein; the encoded protein is MTMAQRVVATAAALMLGLGAFAGSAKAQGTTITVVDFGGAWQESLKKAVWTPSFDKLGYTMKQDSLQTIADVRLQVQSGKPAWDVVGLPYGECVAAEAEGLFEPIDYSLVPNAKDMEPGVNAKTFTGGTVWAAFVIAWSKKKYGDNGPKNWADFWDTKKFPGARAAYDAPRFMIEAAVMADGVAKDKVYPIDLDRAYRKLKELRKDVAVWYKSFGQATDLIKTNEVDMIPLLDGRIIDVMKDGADWSFTFNQGIINGACLAIVKGSANKAASHKVINEFLDPVIQANIPSYFSYGPMNSKAFATGKIAPDVAKRLNSNPENLKLQLLLDSVWWGNNRQQAQLKWDEFSKN
- a CDS encoding ABC transporter ATP-binding protein, giving the protein MTALLGRHLPVQIEGVSKTYGAVTAVDRVTLAVDQGEFVTLLGPSGSGKTTLLMMLAGFVQPTAGDILVGGQSIKHLPPHKRNIGMVFQNYALFPHLSVFDNIAFPLKLRRLPGAEIESRVGEALDLVRLQGLGRRRIHELSGGQSQRVALARAIVFEPSIMLMDEPLSALDKRLRDQMQVEIRRLHEALGVTTIYVTHDQREALTLSDRIAVIDRGRLMQFDVPRTVYDHPANAFVAEFIGESTLLPVLVISGIATAEGTPVITPYPVPSTGEPLSLVLRPEKLHLAVGNQKDGDTNYLQGTLLRAMFQGESILYTVRLANGTEIMVRDLGREGGGVYRVGQAVRIAFHRDDALVIPGRQP
- a CDS encoding ABC transporter permease, with protein sequence MDLERRQRIEHVLLVVPALAVIVLVVALPIAWMFVLSFLGEDGRFTLENYQIFFTRGGYLGVIGTTFEVSVVVALLTLLLGYPVTYLLVGLSRRLATFALLAIMLPYLTSILVRTYAWLVLLGRRGIVNSTLMSLGWIDDPLPLLYNLTGTVVGMVHIMLPLLVLPLYGSMKSIDPNLMRAASNLGASPLAAFWRVYFRLSLPGVAAGTFLVFVSCLGFFITPAILGGGRVVMMAQQIAKAVAVGSHFGVASALGVGLLTTTVTVLMLGRRLLRFEVGRL
- a CDS encoding ABC transporter permease, whose amino-acid sequence is MASFMKRPATDTQVAHWQRLWLYVFVALVLVVLILPTLIVIPISFTASSFMEFPPRSYSLRWYRVYLQSSELMDATWISLQVATLTTLVATPCGVAAAYGVRCLRTGHADLLAGIVVLPLIVPVILIAIGLFFVYIPLGFNNTILGLVVAHTGLSVPFVFVIVLTRLRQFDFRQEQAAQSLGANRGRAFLTVTLPQIKFSVIAGALLAFITSFDEAVVAYFVGTGPMSTLTRRMFMSLEYGVEPTIAAISTLLVALTVLIVVVTQILVVERPK